DNA sequence from the Candidatus Effluviviaceae Genus I sp. genome:
CAACATCCTCTACCGCCTGGGCTTCGCCCAGTCGCGCGCCGCGTCGCGTCAGCTCATCGTCCACGGCCACGTCGAAGTGAACGGACGGAAGGTGGACATCCCGTCGTTCCTCGTGAAGGCAGGGGACGTGGTCGCCGTGTGCGAGAAGAGCAGAAGCCTCCCGGAGATCCGCGCGTCGGTCGACATGAAGGCCGGCATCGGCACCGTGGAGTGGCTCGAGCTCGATCCGAAGAAGTTCGCGGGCAGGCTCCTGGAGGTGCCCTCGAGGCAGCAGATCCCGACGCCGCTCAATGAGCAGCTCATCGTCAACTACTACTCCAGGTAGTCTCCCGGCTCTTTGCGACGGTGGC
Encoded proteins:
- the rpsD gene encoding 30S ribosomal protein S4 yields the protein MATYSGARCKTCRRHGLKLFLKGQRCMTDKCAFERRAYAPGEHGQRRRSKPTDYGIQLREKQKAKRTYGVLERQFRKYYEQAERQKGVTGENLLRLLERRLDNILYRLGFAQSRAASRQLIVHGHVEVNGRKVDIPSFLVKAGDVVAVCEKSRSLPEIRASVDMKAGIGTVEWLELDPKKFAGRLLEVPSRQQIPTPLNEQLIVNYYSR